The genomic interval TGGAGTATGAGTAGGGAGATACTCCCAGCGGGGTACAGCCCTTTATATTTTTGTGGTCAGTTTATGTTCTGATCTGACAATCATGATCAAAGATATCTCGTCTCTTTTTTAGACGACGAGTAAGTTCTGGTATTGTTAGTTGCCCCGCAAGTAGGTTTGGATGCTTTTGTAGTCTTCCTTTGTATTTATCGCTATAAGAAGCGATTTCTTCCTTGACTGTTAGCATATCAAGAATTTCGTGAAGCTCTGTTGTTTTTCTATAAATTGGAGCAATATTCTTCTTAGTCTTTTAAGAGTGTATCCGAAAAAGGCATTAGagaaaaagtacctaatataagAAAAATAGTTATTCCTTAATTGTAGaattgaatagccagtattatcTCTCTATTGGTCAATCCCTTCAGGGATACTAATTTtagcatttgttttttttgaccGTGATTgatccctatctcacctgatgttaagtgcagatgaggccaaaggtgtatctcactggttcagtaacagcctattgactctagccttgaagagccctagattaaaaaatactttttccgAAGTTGATTTAAAACAATGCTGTAATTGTATattgtaaacaaacaaataaactatCAACGCGTCAAACAACCCACATCAAAACAAATCATTTTCCGTGCTATCATTAAGGAAGCACCTCATTATTTCTCCACACGCTTGGTTAGTTCGGCTCGTCTTGGTTACATCGCCTAATTTCCACTTTTACTACAAAAGAAAGTATTTTGTaacagaaaaagaaaataattgttGACTGTGTTGCAGTGAGCACATTGAATATTGTATTTGATAATTCCTGGATTTGCCACGtcttacttaaaatattatgaaaatataaatatacaaatgtTTAGTGATAAAAAGATGAGCTTCttatgtatttataaaacaaaaaaaatattataaaatgtcaaaattaataaaatacaataaaatactataTAAATGTTCTAAACTATATCACAAATAattaggccgcctattgctcaccttgtatttttttctctgtgtatctgttttctgtatcgcttactatgtctggtgtacaataaagagtctgtgtattgtattgtattgtattgtaattaaataataataagtaatactgAAAAGAGTAAAGAAAGACTAAAGtgatttttaaagtgaatttaGAATACTTTTATCTACAGTAGGAATGGCGCTATTTACGTGTGATGTCATACTCAACtatttctttctctgtctaatcttggatATGTCACAAACAATTTTTATCTTTGTTTATACATTTTTCGGAATAGTgccaatttttatcaaaatcggtgcaGCGATTTAAGCGTGAGAACATAtcagacagatagatagacagaaGTTCAGACATAATGAAAGACAAAGTGACTGCTGCATTTCTGATATTAAAGTATGGAATTGTTAGGAATGCAATGCAACAGAGCGTCACCCTGACCAAAACACTATTAcgttacagcagggctactacgaaacttgaatttcgtgtcgtgcggtccctctgacacttatactatttaatacgagagcgagagggatggtacggtacgaacttcgagtttcgagtttcgtagtagccctgctgtttgattgacagatgggcgtgccttcagtcaattctCAACTTTgatgtcatacaaataaagccatttttagtataccgctacccacgtttacagattatgtaaaaactattttatttgtatgacgtcaaagtttaaaattgactgaaggcacgcccatctgacaagtgttaactccaagtaatcgtactgtagcAATAGGCAGTTCTTCGGTAGCAAAATGACAATTTGAGGCACGTTCATCTTGTTTTGCATATCGTCAGCTGAAAAACGTGCACATCAACTTGCCACCTGCATTTAATCAGCTTCCTGCAACTCTTGTGACGGCATCCGTCCATATACTCGTATTGGGAGTCTGCATGTTCCGGTCGTATGCAAAGCGAAGAGCAACAATAAAGTGATAACCACGAGTATAAACAGTTTAACAAGATATAGCTGCACAGGAGGCGGGCTTACGGTCAATAAAAGATGTTTAACGACCATGCTCAATAATCTTAGCACCTCTAAAATAACGTACGTTCAAGCATTTATACAATTATACGGTAATTGCTCAATTATTATCTCAGTAGTAATGATCTTTTTTCAtacatagtaaaataaaatgtataactCACGTCTTCGAGTCGAAtcgtgtttagtttttttttatcgagggactaaaataagccaatatatgcCCGAGGTTGTTAGGCACCCGAGCTTAAGCGAGAGTGTCATTTATcagagggtttatattgacttttagtctcgaggtgaaaactctatttttcacttcgattgcgagaaaacgctttctgtgaaagaattaatgcgtttcttattccccgagtccataaaactttcataagtttttaaataaatctttctagatttcggcggcaaaagattatcaattatgtttttgctctttgctcatcataattttcactatcacttgacgacattgtgagagtttATAATCTAgaaaaatttcaaagttttctcggtaagtatttttttccaaccagatacagatataacaaaatcgcatcgacgaaatggtccatacacaaactggaataaatagaatggcgccaccttctatgccgGGAAAGAATAGAACTAATACCACAAAGACCAAGAAAGTAACATTTTCGACATGAAAaaggtccacacacaatcttattttaagcCAAAAACTATGCAAGTACTTACTGGCTGTTTGATTTTATCCAAGTCACccgaagtaaataaaaaaaaaaaattacttttattccCTACGGACTAAAGTAcccactttactcccgccttgTAAGGCtaatattgacctacttttagagcatgagaagtgaaaaaaatattttggactAATGCGTAGTTCTTCTTCTTGGACTGCTGTAAGACGAAACTAATACCAcagaattaataataactacCCACCGTTATAtttcacaatgttttttatcCATTGTCGTTGGaagtttttttacactttgttGGTAATCAAATCTCTTCTAAAACAATTATCATTTGGCTTAGACTTTATCCCATTTACATAGGGGTCTTCCTTGTCTGCAGATTCCACTTTGCGGtccattttaagtaaaatacaaacaaaGCACACACACAAGATATCGCTATATTGCTTTGTCACAGGCAACTTTATTTAGCTATAACTATTAAAGCACCCGGAACTTATCACGCTTATAAAGCGAGTAATATGGTAATCAACTTGGCGTTTCAGCCACATTGCGGTGGCCGTGGTCATCTGTAGGTTTAAGTCTCCACGTGAGGTGTACGCGAGTCTTTCAAACGACCCACACTTGATCAGAATTAGTACTGACTCCGGCGGTACCGGCGGAGTATTAGTGCGGGTAGTTTGAGATACGGGTGGCGGTACTAATTGTATTcgagtgcgggtagttcgaaagaCTCGTGCTGCTAAGCATACGTGATACCCTACATTTCAGTTttctcgtgaccacggccactgcaatatGACTGAAACATTGAGGTCTCAGGTGTTGTAatagttatgagtgaaaatcacgaaagattagaaaaaaatacactgCCAAATTCATCgacaaaaaaaaccttaaaaatcTTATGTCAAATGAACGCACCCTTATTGCATATAAAGTTAACATATATACACTAAAACAGAAATATAGGAAGCCTCAGTTCTGTAGTGTGTGTAGTTTCTCTGTTTACCCATTGTCTTATAATTACATCTACGTTAGTTCCCAGGAAATCATAGGTTACGTGCGAACTTGTACACTATTATGGAAAATGGACGGTAGAAATTATTTTCTATAGTTAGGTACAGTATTATGATTAAAGTGAAATGAAGAGATTTGAAGTTGAGGttggaaaaaccggccaagcgcgagtcggcGCACTGAAGGTTCTGTAAAATCTAAAAATCGAGTATCTCAACGTTTGGCCTCATTTGCACTTACagcgggtcagttttatgtaaaaaaagtaaattttgcTATTTTTATGTTAAATGAAAAAAGCATTTCAATGATTTTAAGATTGAGTAAGTAGGTGGTTTATTTGCCTAGGAATTGAGGTGCGGAGCAACCAGCTCTTTGCCGTTGTTCATTGGCACTAATGACATCTCGCATCGGCTTcagaatttaaaataataaaaacaataatttctactatgtcaaatcaaataaataattagaatGTAATTTGATACTTCCACGCGTTGCTGTGAAAAAGTGTTGTGAAACTGACTAATAACGAAGTGATCTTGTGTGGGATCCTTTTTTTCCATTGAAGGAACGGaatttttatacaattaaaaagtGTACTTAATTTCGTTGATTAAAAACcactgaaaatacaaaaagactataGATGACTTGATCGAACTGAAACAAGCGGTAAGCCACTCAACAATGAAAATACAGAAAGAACTAACGGAAATATGTCAAAGAAAAGCCGCAGCTGCATCAATTTATAAAGCAAACGTCGTTGGCGGAGCTTTTGTTTCTGGAAACAATTAGTCTAGTTATATTAGACTTACGTTAAATTTTCTCTAAATTACGAGACAAAACGCGAATACTGTAAGACTTGTAAGCTTCCAGAAACTGCAATCATCTACGGCGGTCATAGATGCAAATTCAAAAATCCTTAGTGATGTTAATTTAAACAATTTGTTATCcttattttagaataaaaagGCGCAGTTGCCTGtataacaaataaatgaaacacttttaaaacataaatataagaGCGTCAACCACACTGTAAGTATATAGGTACTCGGCTGAAACGTattaattcataattttatcaaTGACTAAAATGTGCGAATTTTGAACTTGCCAATTACGGCATGTTGTGTAACTTTAGAAATCATcacataaatattaatttccgTAGAAAATGACTCTGTATCATTGCGAGGCTTCGACCAATGGAGTGCTCCCTACGCGTTGTTCGGAACCTGTGGCGTCCGTAGCTCTATGAATGTGCAGATACGACGGAAGAAATTATGAAATCTTTTGGTATTCTGACGTTAACAATTTGGCTCCACAATACGCGcgataatatttttatctttaatcccacaaaaaaaaacgttttatgtatttttaataaacaagatgaataaaaatgaaatatgacTTTTCATGGAAATACAACGTTTGCAGTTTTAGCAATCATGAGCGTAAACATGAAACATGAATAGAGAAAAATTGAGgtgaaaatattcaaaataaatgtGGTAATAATAAAACTTGGCTCACTAATGGAAAATAATCctgtactagcttttgtccgcggcttcgcccgcgtggaattcggttatcgcgcgctgttcccttgggaactgtgcattttccgggataaaaactatatctattccaaaaatcacgtcgatccgtcgctccgttttgacgtgaaagacggacaaacatagaaacacacactttcgcatttataatattagtatggataaaatCTCTCACAGTTACTTTAATCTACTAAAGTAAACTATATAACTCCGAGTTAAGTCTTAATCCGTAATTAAATAGTATCAAAAACCTAGGCTGTGCAAGCGGCAAGAAAACTGAAAATGCgaattgtttttatatataatgATATTTACAGAGAATCtatcacaataaaaaatctacTACAATGGAACAACTGTCTACTATAATAGAAAAATGGTAAAGAAACTTTGGTGAGATAAGTATCATTTAACACAATAAATAGTTTGCATTTGTTGTTTTGTAAACTATGTAAGACAGTGTTTCCTAACAATTGTTCACAAACCCCTTGGGATCCGCAGAGATAAAGACAAAATTGAAAGTTAAAAAACTTCATAGGATGTCTCGATGTAGAAGGTAGATAGATAGTTTGGAAATTTAAGCAATTTCTTTTAATTgtttgaattcattttattaggaatgttcatactttattaaaatttaatcacaAGTTCACTGTATATATACCCTGAACTTAATAAGGCCGGTCCCTGGACCCGCCGAAGACCTAGATGCACTAACGCCTGATGCAGTCGCGTGGCActtgtttatataaataaatgaaaaaaaaagtgttttgctCTAATGCCTATATTTGTAATATGTCATaggattaaataaatttaattaggcTTATTTAAAAGCATTAAAATTATCTATCGAACATATTTTTTGTGCCGTGTACAAAAATTTCATCTCGTATTTTCTAAATCTTATTGTACATGACACTTTCttgttgtatttaaaataagtatcAAATCCTTAAAATGTTAAGTAAACTAattcatattataatttatttatacattaaaaTGTGCATGCCAAATTAAAGTAAATGTCGCTTCTGCTCGATTCTCGTGTCGCCACGGTGCGTACTGTATCAGTTGCTCGCTCGTTTTGGCGCGAACCCTAAGTGGGGGTTCGCGGAATAAAACCGCTATGCTACGCTCCAGAGGCTACATTTCACAAACCGAAGTAGacgggttaaaaaaaaatgaaggcCTTCCTTCTGATACTTGTGAGTGTGGCGGTGGTGAGTGCGAAACCAACTGGTGACGATGATGTCTTCGGCTCTGTCATAGGAGTCGTCAGGAGCTGCGCTGAAGAAGATGTCTCCTTGTGTTTGAAGGTGTGTGCAGTGACGTGCTCTAAAGGACTCCCTTTTGACTTTTGAGGATTTGAGTTAGTTCGAGGATTTTGCGACCCCTTTCAATCTGGCACTAAATCAAGTGgcataatttgaaaataattgtttcaAATCGTGATCGTTTTCCCCTTAAAATCACATGCATCTAGTccaattatttcaattaaaatgagCTACCAGTTACATCAAAGTCCAAAATAACAGCATCAATTACTTCCATCTACACAAGTTGTTACGCTAGTTGAACCCGATAATTCTATAACAATCTTTTTTAACAGGAACGTGCTTTAAAATACGTCGAGAACCTAGCCACCGCCAGGGAGGTGAACATTGTGGATGGAGTAAGCCTCCTCGGTTCCGGATCACCCAGATCAGCCCGCTCCTTCGAACCCCTGCCTGAAGACCCAACTGCTCGGGAGAACCAGGTGGAGAACAGACTGGTGGACGCCGCTGCCGACTTCTTGGAGAACCATGTCATCCAGCTACGCATGCCCAAGAGCACCGTCGATGATGTCAAGAGGTCGCTTGAGGAAGGTCAGTGCTATGATCTTTAACACGCCTTTGCTTTGTTACGTTTGAAAAGTGAAAAGGcggtttgttttttgtttttgctaaAGTTTTCAGAGTTTTATGCATGATATTCGATGAAAAGTTAAAGTAAATTATTGCAAAAAGAGGATTTTTTGAACGGGGTTTTACCTGtcttattaaaataatgaaaaatcttAACAATAAAGACTTAGGTCAATAAGTTTCATTATTGTGTCTTAAAATATAATCATTTATCTTATATAGACATGAAATGTTAAGTAGattgtttttagaaaaaaaaaagccgaacgatataattttttgtttaaaagcgACGTCAATTTTAAATTAGCACTGACGCgtagttaattaattagaatcataaaatactttttttttctattttatttttagggttccggagccaaaatggcaaaaacggaacccttacagtttcgtcaagtctgtctgtctgtctgtctgtctgtccgtccgtccgtatgtcacacgcattttactcgaaaactataagatgtatatcaatgaattttaaagtacagatgtcttgtcaaagcagctatttagttttgtagttaaattacaaaaaaaaaaatatagaggggcactccatacacgtaacatagttttttttttaactcgcatcaacgtgtggcacatagttcaacagctcttttgaaaagatagtaaggtttctcaaaaacttgagttattgccgaaaaactgcgcttctcaacaaaaggacgtatgtgccgtgaagatacgctctttttctggtaatagattttaagactctAGTAactgttttaattgtgttataacgcacataatattactcgatttttttcgtaatggctatggaaccctatcttgggcgtgtccgacacgctcttggccggtttttaaaaacagtaggtgattactgtaaaaaaaatcaatgcaCTGTAAAACTTAATTATACATACAACAAAGCAACTAACTACTTAGGGTTTTTGAAATCACAAACAGAAATGATAGATGCTATAACATTAATAAGCTACGTCCGTTGTTTTTTGAAACCCTTGATCTCGATCCACAGTTAATAGTTATACAATACGAGGTCTTTGTAACGATTCGTATCTGGagcatttaattattataagtgGTCAAAACCGGACCCGAATGAGTGAAAGTTTGAGagaccataattattttttggtaCTTCATACAACCTGCCCACACTGCCCAGCCCAGGGGCCCGTCCACTCATGGGAACGAGGACGAACTTAAAAACGCAATTGTATTCACAAATTGAATTACAATCTAAATTGctattattattcataataaCGTATACAAGTTAGAAAAGAATACAAATACCATTGTGACTATAGATGTACAACCAAAAAACTTCCAACCTATCGTTGCTATGTTACAAAATAGCATGTTAATAGCTTTAGTCAAATTATGACACCAAACAAAACAGTTAGATCACAATTCACAGCT from Choristoneura fumiferana chromosome 25, NRCan_CFum_1, whole genome shotgun sequence carries:
- the LOC141442291 gene encoding uncharacterized protein; the encoded protein is MKAFLLILVSVAVVSAKPTGDDDVFGSVIGVVRSCAEEDVSLCLKERALKYVENLATAREVNIVDGVSLLGSGSPRSARSFEPLPEDPTARENQVENRLVDAAADFLENHVIQLRMPKSTVDDVKRSLEEGRGKKKKLKQLMPILGLLQLKIQSLIPLFLAVIAFAAVKGLMLAKAALLASALVLLKKLLSKSDHHESYEVVAHPHHDEHYSHGGHGGGWGRSADAQNMAYNAYAN